In Woeseia oceani, one DNA window encodes the following:
- the xerC gene encoding tyrosine recombinase XerC yields MRDDQRRHIDEFIRHLAMERRLSPLTCKNYRRDLEALADWCGEQDIARWDQLDDEHIRNFSASCYRKGLAARSIQRRLSAIRSYFRYLLREKRVTRNPVTGVSAPKAKKRLPGNLDADRMSRLLEIDGDGPLVARDRAILELFYSSGLRLAELVSLDLHDVDLADGTVRVTGKGSKERIVPVGRKAGTAIKAWRHERQALAASTQNALFVSQHGRRLSHRAVQQRVAHWARKQGIDARVYPHLLRHSFATHLLESSHDLRGVQELLGHANISTTQVYTHLDFQHLAQIYDQTHPRARIKSKK; encoded by the coding sequence TTGCGTGACGACCAGCGCCGCCACATCGACGAATTCATCCGGCACCTTGCTATGGAGCGGCGCCTTTCACCGCTGACCTGCAAGAACTACCGCCGCGACCTGGAAGCACTCGCGGACTGGTGTGGCGAACAGGACATCGCGCGCTGGGACCAGCTGGACGACGAACACATCCGCAATTTCAGCGCGAGCTGTTACCGCAAAGGCCTCGCGGCCCGCAGTATTCAGCGACGCCTGTCAGCCATACGCAGCTACTTTCGCTACCTGCTGCGCGAAAAGCGGGTTACACGAAACCCGGTTACCGGTGTCAGCGCGCCGAAAGCGAAGAAGCGACTGCCCGGCAATCTCGACGCTGACCGCATGTCGCGGCTGCTGGAGATAGACGGTGACGGGCCGCTGGTCGCCCGTGACCGCGCGATCCTGGAGCTGTTCTATTCCTCGGGCCTGCGGCTGGCAGAGCTGGTCTCTCTGGACCTGCACGATGTCGATCTCGCTGACGGCACCGTCCGCGTAACCGGCAAAGGCAGCAAGGAACGCATAGTGCCGGTAGGCCGCAAAGCCGGCACGGCGATAAAGGCCTGGCGCCACGAGCGACAGGCACTCGCCGCCAGCACCCAGAATGCGCTGTTCGTAAGCCAGCACGGTCGCCGCCTCAGCCATCGCGCCGTGCAGCAACGCGTCGCCCACTGGGCCCGCAAGCAGGGCATCGACGCCCGCGTCTATCCGCACTTGCTCCGGCATTCGTTTGCCACCCACCTGCTGGAGTCCAGTCACGACCTGCGCGGTGTGCAGGAATTGCTGGGGCACGCCAATATCAGCACCACCCAGGTTTACACCCATCTTGATTTTCAGCACCTGGCCCAGATATACGACCAAACCCATCCAAGGGCGCGGATCAAAAGCAAAAAGTAA
- a CDS encoding DUF484 family protein: protein MSTQTKQEFVDDAASEQSVYDYLEAHPDFFERHNTLLGMLRLPHVTGGTVSLVERQVSVLRQKDLKLERQLKELVEVARANDILAAKIHEMALTLLAADTLKDTLAVVETALRTSFGADHSVLVLFTDPELFEQSDVNRFFRPIERNDVPIKAFSTFLESDLPRCGQIRDAQRDFLFPGEADEVGSVALVPLGKKSSSGFLAIGSADANRFHPGMSIDFLARLGDLLAAALRRY, encoded by the coding sequence ATGAGCACCCAGACGAAACAGGAATTTGTTGATGACGCAGCGTCGGAACAGTCGGTGTACGATTATCTTGAAGCGCACCCGGATTTTTTCGAACGGCATAACACGCTGCTTGGCATGCTCAGGCTTCCGCACGTTACCGGCGGCACCGTGTCACTCGTAGAACGGCAGGTATCAGTATTGCGCCAGAAAGACCTGAAACTTGAGCGGCAGCTGAAAGAACTCGTGGAAGTTGCGCGTGCCAATGACATTCTGGCCGCCAAAATTCACGAAATGGCGCTCACCTTGCTGGCGGCGGACACGCTTAAAGACACGCTCGCCGTGGTAGAGACCGCATTGCGCACCTCGTTCGGCGCGGATCACTCGGTGCTCGTGCTGTTCACCGACCCGGAGCTGTTCGAGCAATCCGACGTCAACCGCTTTTTCCGCCCGATCGAACGCAACGACGTACCGATAAAAGCCTTCTCGACCTTTCTCGAAAGCGATCTGCCGCGTTGCGGCCAGATCCGTGATGCCCAACGTGACTTCCTGTTCCCTGGCGAGGCTGACGAAGTGGGCTCGGTCGCGCTCGTGCCGCTGGGCAAGAAATCCAGTTCCGGTTTCCTCGCCATCGGCAGTGCCGATGCCAACCGTTTCCACCCGGGCATGAGCATCGATTTTCTGGCCCGCCTTGGCGACCTGCTGGCAGCAGCCCTGCGCCGCTATTGA
- a CDS encoding ParA family protein — MRHIMVMNAKGGCGKSTLATNIAAYFANEGLAVALADFDPQRSGLDWIDRRPENRPSIAGVAGYADGLRKMPRTADLLVIDAPARTHDKELNDLVKHAETIVVPVLPSTIDMQATDRFITELKGVSKIEKKGAKIGVVANRVRENTLIFEELDEHLTTARVPYITALREAQNYVRAYTRGLGIHELPEYLAWPDWEQWDPLVKWLKSVRSQP, encoded by the coding sequence ATGCGGCACATCATGGTCATGAACGCCAAAGGCGGTTGCGGCAAGAGCACCTTGGCAACGAACATAGCGGCTTATTTTGCGAACGAAGGCCTCGCGGTCGCGTTGGCCGATTTTGATCCACAGCGATCCGGACTGGACTGGATAGATCGTCGTCCGGAAAACCGACCTTCGATAGCCGGTGTTGCCGGCTACGCCGACGGGCTCAGGAAGATGCCACGCACGGCAGACTTGCTGGTCATCGACGCGCCGGCACGAACGCACGACAAAGAACTCAACGATCTCGTCAAGCACGCCGAAACCATCGTCGTGCCGGTACTGCCGTCAACCATCGACATGCAGGCCACTGACCGCTTTATCACGGAGCTCAAAGGGGTCAGCAAGATCGAGAAAAAAGGCGCGAAAATCGGCGTTGTGGCGAACAGGGTGCGAGAAAATACACTTATCTTCGAAGAACTCGATGAGCACCTGACCACCGCCAGGGTGCCGTACATCACGGCGCTGCGCGAGGCGCAGAATTACGTGCGTGCTTACACGCGCGGGCTCGGTATTCACGAGTTGCCGGAGTACCTGGCGTGGCCCGATTGGGAGCAATGGGACCCGCTGGTCAAATGGCTCAAGAGCGTGCGTAGCCAGCCCTAA
- a CDS encoding NAD-dependent epimerase/dehydratase family protein: MGKWQYLIAGAGYSGQRILDTLPPVAATGLRRHEDEQPLHSIIAADLDQPIAPLPAVDCVIYTVPPAALPDPRLQHFLDALSNVPRRFVYFSTSGVYGDTGGERVSEDDPVAPKTDRAQRRVAAEAQLQSWCSEHNSELVVLRVPGIYGPGRLGLERLQRGEPILREEDAGPGNRIHVDDLVNCALAATDPARPAGVYNVGDGDHRSSSWFASTVATLAGLDIPEAITMAEASETWGERRLSFLRESRRLDLRRMYDVLRICPRYPDATEGIRASLRAGQRTATVDA; the protein is encoded by the coding sequence GTGGGCAAGTGGCAATACCTGATCGCCGGTGCCGGCTATAGCGGCCAACGCATACTCGATACCTTGCCGCCCGTCGCTGCAACCGGTCTCAGGCGGCACGAAGACGAACAACCGTTGCACAGCATAATTGCCGCCGATCTCGATCAGCCGATCGCGCCGTTACCTGCGGTCGACTGCGTCATCTACACGGTGCCACCAGCCGCACTGCCGGATCCCCGTCTGCAACACTTCCTGGACGCACTGAGCAACGTTCCGCGCCGTTTCGTTTATTTCAGCACCAGCGGCGTGTACGGCGATACCGGTGGTGAGCGAGTGAGTGAAGACGACCCTGTGGCACCGAAGACCGACCGCGCCCAGCGCCGGGTTGCCGCTGAAGCGCAGCTGCAAAGCTGGTGCAGCGAACACAATTCGGAACTGGTCGTTCTGCGGGTGCCCGGTATTTACGGGCCTGGCCGACTTGGCCTGGAACGGCTGCAACGCGGTGAACCGATACTGCGGGAAGAAGATGCGGGACCTGGCAATCGCATCCACGTTGACGACCTCGTGAACTGCGCACTGGCGGCGACCGACCCCGCGCGCCCCGCTGGCGTGTACAACGTCGGCGATGGCGACCACCGGAGTAGCAGCTGGTTTGCCAGCACAGTGGCAACGCTGGCCGGACTGGACATACCCGAGGCCATCACCATGGCGGAAGCCAGCGAGACCTGGGGTGAACGACGCCTGTCATTCCTGCGGGAGTCGCGACGTCTGGATTTGCGGCGTATGTACGACGTCTTGCGTATCTGTCCACGCTACCCGGATGCCACGGAAGGCATCCGCGCCAGTCTGCGCGCCGGCCAGCGAACAGCGACGGTTGATGCTTAG
- a CDS encoding heme biosynthesis HemY N-terminal domain-containing protein — protein sequence MKFGLLVVTSIVLAAIGASFLLHDPGYIVINFRGYIVEMSVPALLGAIALLIFSLWLLGKLWRAPRRLGEAAGRYRSGRAGQRLTRGVIEMAEGNFARGEKLLARSAPGSDAPLLNYLQAARAAHLRGNDERRDGWLKEAYERLPNAANAVLLTQAELQLDRQQYEQALATLRQLEENSPNHSHALVLMGKLYFRLEDWKQLAALLPRLKKHGRLDEKLLATWTVRVHVEALRAAADADAVMSVWKEVPRAYHKNDQLLEAYFAALSRCGKHDQVEKEIAAALKREWRGPLVRLYGTAQSSDPSRQLKRAENWLKTHGEDPDLLLAAARLCLRNELWGKARSYLETTLAVRPSPEAYQEYGRLLNQLGEGTAAAEAYRAGLGLVTPLSNTAIPWLGPDPSKD from the coding sequence ATGAAATTTGGCCTGCTCGTCGTTACTTCGATCGTGTTAGCCGCGATCGGCGCCAGCTTTTTGCTGCATGACCCCGGATATATCGTCATTAACTTCCGCGGCTACATCGTCGAAATGTCGGTGCCGGCGTTACTCGGGGCCATCGCGTTACTGATTTTCTCGTTATGGCTGCTTGGCAAACTCTGGCGCGCGCCGCGCCGCCTGGGCGAAGCCGCCGGCCGTTACCGCAGTGGCCGCGCCGGGCAACGTCTGACCCGTGGCGTTATTGAAATGGCCGAGGGCAATTTCGCCCGCGGTGAGAAACTGCTGGCCCGCTCCGCGCCTGGCAGCGATGCACCATTGCTCAATTACCTGCAGGCAGCACGTGCCGCCCACCTGCGCGGCAACGACGAACGGCGTGATGGCTGGCTGAAAGAGGCTTACGAACGCTTGCCGAATGCCGCCAATGCCGTCTTGCTGACCCAGGCTGAACTGCAACTCGACCGCCAGCAGTATGAACAGGCGCTCGCGACCTTGCGGCAGCTCGAAGAAAACTCGCCCAATCACAGTCACGCGCTGGTGCTGATGGGCAAACTGTACTTCCGGCTGGAAGACTGGAAGCAACTGGCGGCCCTCCTGCCGCGTTTGAAAAAGCACGGTCGGCTTGATGAGAAGCTGCTCGCGACATGGACCGTCCGCGTACACGTCGAGGCGTTGCGAGCCGCAGCTGATGCCGATGCGGTAATGAGTGTCTGGAAGGAGGTACCTCGTGCGTACCACAAGAACGATCAGCTACTCGAAGCCTATTTCGCCGCGCTAAGCCGCTGCGGCAAGCACGACCAGGTCGAAAAGGAAATCGCCGCTGCATTGAAGCGCGAATGGCGCGGACCGCTGGTACGCCTGTACGGCACGGCGCAAAGCAGCGACCCGAGCCGCCAGCTCAAGCGCGCAGAAAACTGGCTGAAAACACACGGCGAGGACCCCGACCTGTTGTTGGCAGCGGCACGGCTTTGCCTGCGCAACGAACTGTGGGGCAAGGCGCGCAGTTACCTGGAAACCACGCTGGCGGTGCGACCAAGTCCCGAGGCCTACCAGGAATACGGGCGATTGCTGAACCAGCTTGGCGAAGGGACGGCCGCCGCAGAGGCATACCGCGCCGGCCTCGGTCTCGTTACCCCACTGAGCAACACGGCAATTCCGTGGCTCGGCCCTGATCCCAGCAAAGACTGA
- a CDS encoding uroporphyrinogen-III C-methyltransferase, with translation MSNNEKADEQKAPADDQVVIETASESATTAPEAQAADQDTGAASPEASRTKSSRGSLLLALLALLLALAALAGVAWQLLADATPDALATRNEAALLRLERELQDSNNSLRQSEQALAALRSSLGAGNDEVSALQRTLNERLRPLEAVPGRLSSLESSMAALQGISSGLRDTWLLSEAEYYLQIANAQIQLAGNVSLAQIALQLADERLVSLANPGLTDVRRALADELRQLDALGAADTEGAALMLSSLAGAIDSLTLKTDIVQPNFDGPGIDPNLTGVARAWASLKSSLSNVISVRRSDQPVTPLLPPDAAYFLRSNLTLQLQAARLALLRGEQTLFRQSLDDAGRWLEEYYDVGSLPVKSALDTIKELRSTAFRPNPPDISGSLALLRQYISLQSRDRRPPAADDAGTDQ, from the coding sequence ATGAGTAACAACGAAAAAGCAGACGAACAAAAAGCGCCAGCGGACGATCAGGTCGTTATTGAAACGGCCAGCGAATCCGCGACGACAGCGCCAGAGGCTCAGGCGGCTGATCAGGACACAGGTGCGGCGAGCCCGGAAGCGTCGCGTACGAAGAGCTCCCGTGGCAGTCTGCTGCTCGCGTTGCTGGCCCTGCTGCTTGCCCTCGCGGCGCTGGCCGGTGTTGCCTGGCAACTGCTGGCGGACGCTACGCCAGATGCGCTGGCAACCCGCAATGAGGCCGCTTTACTGCGCCTGGAGCGCGAACTGCAGGACAGTAACAACAGCCTCCGTCAGAGTGAGCAGGCACTCGCGGCTTTGCGGTCCTCGCTAGGCGCTGGCAATGATGAAGTCAGCGCACTGCAACGCACATTGAATGAACGTCTGCGGCCGCTGGAAGCAGTACCCGGACGACTTTCCAGTCTCGAGTCGTCCATGGCCGCCTTGCAAGGCATTTCCAGTGGACTGCGCGATACCTGGTTGCTGTCCGAGGCGGAGTATTACCTGCAGATTGCCAATGCCCAGATTCAACTGGCCGGCAATGTGTCACTCGCTCAGATTGCGCTGCAGCTGGCCGATGAACGGCTGGTCTCGCTGGCCAATCCCGGCCTGACTGACGTTCGGCGCGCGCTCGCCGATGAACTCCGCCAGCTCGACGCACTGGGTGCCGCCGATACCGAGGGTGCGGCACTGATGCTCTCCAGTCTGGCAGGGGCGATTGATTCACTGACCCTTAAGACTGACATCGTGCAGCCGAACTTCGATGGTCCGGGAATCGATCCGAATCTGACCGGGGTCGCCCGTGCGTGGGCATCGCTCAAGAGCTCGCTCAGCAATGTTATTTCGGTGCGCCGCAGCGATCAGCCGGTCACCCCGTTGTTGCCGCCGGATGCCGCGTATTTCCTGCGCAGCAACCTGACGTTGCAGCTGCAAGCCGCGCGCCTCGCCCTGCTGCGCGGTGAACAAACCTTGTTCCGGCAGAGCCTGGACGACGCCGGACGCTGGCTTGAGGAGTACTACGATGTCGGCAGTCTGCCGGTAAAGAGCGCGCTCGACACCATCAAAGAATTGCGCTCGACGGCATTTCGGCCAAACCCGCCCGACATCTCCGGGTCGCTCGCCCTGCTGCGGCAATACATTTCCCTGCAGTCCCGCGACCGACGCCCGCCTGCCGCTGACGACGCCGGAACTGATCAATGA
- a CDS encoding uroporphyrinogen-III synthase: MNRTALAGAGVLQTRPRHQSADIIACIEKAGGRAFNIPVIDIVARPRAAIAAEMDSLATPDILIFVSRNAVDHGLFLAPGHARLGAIGKATADAIVAAGRRADILPENGFDSEALLAEADLQAVSGKRILIVRGDGGRGLLGQTLRARGATVDYICVYERRPHPISTQEQEMLANACRQGDIHYLLAMSVASLDNLLDLLPADCSGPGTGVRLVTPSDRVIMAAEKRLPGMRALLATHPRAEDMVAAMIADWQQQADPTNE, translated from the coding sequence GTGAACAGAACCGCACTGGCCGGTGCCGGTGTCCTGCAAACCCGGCCGCGCCATCAGTCAGCGGACATCATTGCCTGCATCGAAAAGGCCGGTGGCCGGGCCTTTAATATTCCGGTCATCGACATCGTGGCGCGACCGCGCGCCGCCATCGCCGCTGAAATGGACAGTCTGGCAACGCCTGACATTCTGATATTTGTCAGTCGGAACGCGGTTGACCACGGGCTGTTTCTGGCGCCCGGCCACGCCCGCCTCGGCGCGATAGGCAAAGCCACCGCCGATGCCATTGTGGCCGCCGGGCGACGCGCCGACATCCTCCCGGAGAATGGCTTTGACAGTGAGGCCTTGCTGGCCGAGGCCGATCTGCAGGCCGTCAGCGGCAAGCGCATACTGATCGTGCGCGGCGATGGCGGCCGCGGGCTGCTCGGCCAGACACTGCGCGCCCGTGGCGCTACGGTGGATTACATTTGCGTCTACGAACGCCGCCCCCACCCCATCAGCACGCAGGAGCAAGAAATGCTGGCGAACGCCTGCCGTCAGGGTGACATACACTACCTGCTGGCCATGAGCGTCGCCTCGCTCGACAACCTGCTGGACTTGCTGCCGGCCGACTGCAGCGGACCCGGCACCGGCGTCCGACTGGTGACGCCCAGCGATCGTGTGATAATGGCGGCAGAAAAACGGCTTCCCGGGATGCGGGCGCTGTTGGCCACCCATCCTCGTGCCGAGGACATGGTGGCTGCAATGATCGCCGACTGGCAGCAGCAAGCGGACCCAACGAATGAGTAA
- the hemC gene encoding hydroxymethylbilane synthase — MHIRIATRKSLLALWQAEYVAAEINRTVPSATVELVPLSTRGDEVLDRSLQKIGGKGLFIKELEVAMQDGRADIAVHSMKDVPAVMPEGFCIAAILPRGNPADALLGREAVTLKTLPEGAVVGSSSLRRQAQILAVRPDLCVKPLRGNVQTRIGKLDAGEYDAIVLAAAGLERLELADRISEVLPATTMLPAAGQGVIGIECLSDRDDLCSLLARLEDPVTAVTTRAERAVAHRLEASCHSPVASYAILNGDELTLEALVARADGSEVLRQQSSGRAADAAELGTALADVLLANGAANLLAGS; from the coding sequence TTGCACATCCGTATCGCAACCCGCAAGAGTCTTCTTGCACTTTGGCAAGCTGAGTATGTCGCCGCCGAAATTAACCGAACTGTTCCGAGCGCCACGGTGGAACTCGTGCCATTGTCCACCCGGGGCGATGAGGTGCTGGATCGCAGCCTGCAAAAGATCGGCGGCAAAGGCCTGTTCATTAAAGAGCTCGAAGTCGCGATGCAGGACGGTCGCGCCGATATTGCCGTGCACTCCATGAAAGACGTGCCAGCGGTCATGCCGGAGGGCTTTTGCATAGCCGCCATTCTGCCGCGCGGCAATCCCGCCGACGCGTTGCTGGGTCGCGAAGCCGTGACGCTGAAGACTCTGCCCGAAGGTGCCGTCGTCGGCAGCTCCAGCCTGCGGCGCCAGGCACAGATTCTGGCGGTACGCCCGGACCTGTGCGTCAAACCGCTGCGCGGCAACGTGCAAACCCGGATCGGCAAACTCGATGCCGGCGAATACGACGCAATCGTCCTGGCAGCGGCCGGTCTCGAGCGGCTGGAGCTGGCTGACCGGATCAGCGAAGTTCTGCCGGCGACGACGATGCTGCCCGCCGCGGGTCAGGGCGTCATCGGCATCGAGTGCCTCAGCGACCGCGACGATCTTTGCAGCTTGCTGGCCCGACTGGAGGACCCCGTTACCGCCGTCACCACCCGCGCCGAACGGGCTGTAGCGCACCGTCTCGAAGCCAGCTGCCATTCACCGGTGGCGAGTTACGCCATACTCAACGGCGACGAACTCACACTGGAAGCCCTGGTTGCCCGGGCAGACGGCAGTGAGGTGCTGCGGCAGCAAAGCTCCGGCCGCGCGGCCGATGCGGCCGAGCTGGGAACGGCGCTCGCTGACGTGCTGCTGGCGAACGGCGCCGCCAACCTGCTAGCCGGCAGCTGA
- a CDS encoding LytR/AlgR family response regulator transcription factor, whose protein sequence is MNILIVDDEPLARQRLRMLVEERDDLKVVGEAANGHEALTLSQSLTPDVVLLDIRMPGINGIETAQHLSSSNAPPAVIFTTAYEEYAIQAFDAHAVGYVLKPVRRERLYKALAHAARINRQSLQALQQDNAGAEPRQHVCARVRNELKLIPIESVVYFQADQKYVRVRHDNGDNLIDDSLKLLEHEFSDRFVRIHRSALVSLAHIEALEKIPDGQAQIRLRGNTNDGAEPLLVSRRHLAEVRRRLKGS, encoded by the coding sequence ATGAATATCCTGATCGTCGACGACGAACCGCTGGCGCGACAACGGCTGCGCATGCTGGTTGAAGAGCGTGACGACCTCAAAGTCGTCGGCGAAGCCGCTAACGGCCATGAGGCACTGACACTGTCGCAATCATTGACGCCGGACGTGGTCCTGCTGGACATCCGCATGCCGGGCATCAACGGCATCGAGACCGCCCAGCATCTCTCCAGCAGCAACGCGCCGCCCGCCGTAATCTTTACCACGGCTTACGAGGAATACGCGATCCAGGCATTCGATGCGCACGCGGTCGGCTATGTGCTGAAACCGGTGCGCCGCGAGCGCCTGTACAAAGCGCTCGCGCACGCCGCCAGAATCAACCGGCAATCGCTGCAGGCGCTGCAACAGGACAACGCCGGCGCCGAGCCGCGCCAGCACGTGTGCGCGCGCGTCCGCAACGAACTCAAGCTGATCCCGATCGAGAGCGTTGTCTATTTCCAGGCCGACCAGAAATACGTGCGGGTGCGGCACGACAATGGCGACAATCTGATCGACGATTCGCTAAAATTGCTGGAGCACGAATTCAGTGACCGCTTTGTCAGGATTCATCGCAGCGCGCTGGTATCCTTGGCACACATCGAAGCCCTCGAGAAAATTCCCGACGGCCAGGCGCAGATCCGCTTACGCGGCAATACAAATGATGGCGCGGAACCTCTGCTGGTCAGTCGGCGTCATCTGGCCGAGGTACGCCGACGTCTCAAAGGGAGTTAG
- a CDS encoding sensor histidine kinase, translated as MASAADAAREDAQAYLPDFCAASTLLIVLLVAELVAIVLTLAAQNEAGTFLIELAKMSLYVLWLALLSCAVLCRARIWVERSGKTRGFIIAFFLLVGLCLLLAEIAWQVTLRFGQAVIIDDTHGGFLFRNFAISAIVIALAMRYLYVASEWRRSIVLEAQARISALQALIRPHFLFNTMNTIASLVRTAPESAEQAVEDLSDLLRANLGSTSNRVALKNEFEVARIYQRIEQLRLGDRLTVRWDIASLPMRALIPSLTLQPLLENAIYHGIEHLADGGEVTVSGQRRGQQLQIEIRNPRADAQSRPSGHQMALRNIRQRFELAYAGRAQVDVEETSQHYAVRLLFPYEEQDV; from the coding sequence GTGGCCTCTGCAGCCGACGCCGCACGCGAGGACGCACAGGCCTATCTGCCTGATTTCTGCGCCGCAAGCACATTGCTCATCGTGCTGCTGGTAGCAGAACTGGTTGCCATCGTCCTGACGCTGGCCGCGCAAAACGAAGCCGGTACCTTTCTCATTGAACTGGCCAAGATGTCCCTGTACGTGTTGTGGCTGGCATTGCTGAGCTGCGCGGTACTGTGCCGCGCACGTATCTGGGTCGAGCGCTCGGGCAAAACGCGCGGCTTCATCATTGCCTTCTTCCTGCTGGTTGGGTTGTGTCTGTTGCTTGCGGAAATTGCCTGGCAAGTCACCCTTCGTTTTGGTCAAGCCGTCATCATTGACGATACCCATGGCGGCTTCCTGTTCCGGAATTTCGCGATCAGCGCCATCGTGATCGCACTGGCCATGCGCTACCTGTACGTCGCCAGTGAATGGCGGCGCAGTATCGTGCTGGAGGCGCAAGCCCGTATCAGTGCGTTGCAGGCGCTGATACGACCGCACTTCCTGTTCAATACGATGAACACCATCGCTTCGCTGGTGCGCACGGCGCCCGAGTCGGCCGAACAAGCGGTTGAGGATCTGTCGGATCTGCTGCGTGCCAACCTTGGCAGCACCAGCAATCGTGTTGCCCTCAAGAACGAGTTTGAAGTCGCGCGTATTTATCAGCGCATAGAGCAATTGCGCCTCGGTGATCGGCTGACCGTTCGCTGGGATATCGCCAGCTTGCCCATGCGTGCACTGATTCCCAGCCTTACATTGCAGCCGTTGCTCGAGAACGCGATCTACCATGGCATTGAGCACCTTGCGGACGGCGGCGAAGTCACGGTCAGCGGCCAGCGACGCGGTCAGCAACTGCAGATAGAGATTCGCAACCCGCGTGCCGACGCTCAAAGCCGGCCAAGCGGGCACCAGATGGCCCTCCGCAACATTCGCCAGCGCTTCGAACTGGCTTATGCTGGTCGTGCACAGGTTGACGTCGAGGAAACCAGCCAACACTACGCGGTGCGCCTGTTGTTTCCCTATGAAGAGCAGGATGTATGA
- a CDS encoding DUF4124 domain-containing protein, with the protein MSADFHRIFYVSLLSVLFASGAAAGEIYKWTDAAGNVHYGDRPAENAAAERLNIQSRPTDPDRIAALAQARIEARSEAREQAEATGAGTDDDKPSPAEQRRIAEERAQQCATYKERLQSFLQSRRLYREDEDGERIYLSEQETLAARENVQSKVEEYCSP; encoded by the coding sequence ATGTCTGCAGACTTTCATCGTATTTTCTATGTATCCCTGCTGAGCGTGCTGTTTGCGTCAGGCGCGGCTGCGGGCGAAATCTACAAATGGACGGATGCAGCAGGCAACGTGCATTACGGAGACCGTCCCGCCGAGAATGCTGCCGCAGAGCGCCTGAACATCCAGTCCCGTCCGACCGACCCGGACCGCATCGCCGCTTTGGCACAAGCCCGGATTGAAGCGCGCAGCGAGGCTCGCGAGCAGGCTGAAGCAACGGGTGCCGGCACAGACGATGACAAGCCGTCGCCGGCCGAACAACGCCGCATCGCGGAAGAGCGTGCCCAGCAATGCGCAACCTACAAGGAACGTCTGCAGAGCTTCCTACAATCCCGGCGCCTGTACCGCGAAGACGAAGATGGCGAACGCATTTACCTGAGCGAGCAGGAAACACTGGCCGCGCGTGAAAACGTGCAGAGCAAAGTCGAGGAATACTGCTCGCCCTGA